The window CGCGCAAGGCCGGGATGCCGGTCGGGCCTCTGGCGATCTCCGACGAAGTTTCCCTCAGCCTGATGAGCCATATCCGCAAGCAAACAGCCAAGGACCTACAGGCAGAAGGGAAACCGCTGATTGAGCACCCGGCGTTCGCCGTGATTGACTTGCTGCTCAACGAATACAAGCGTCCAGGCAAGGCCGCAGGTGGCGGTTTCTACGAATACCCGGTCGGTGGCCAGAAACATTTGTGGCCAGAACTGAAGACCCGTTTTGAGAAGGCCGACGGGCAAATCTCGCCGAAGGACGTGCGCGACCGGTTGCTGTTCGTGCAAGCCATCGAGACCGTGCGTTGCGTGGAGGAGGGCGTACTCACCTCGACGGCGGACGCCAACGTCGGTTCGATCTTCGGCATCGGTTTTGCGGCATGGACCGGTGGGGCATTGCAGTTCATCAACCAGTACGGCGTTAAGGATTTCGTTGCGCGCGCGCAGTATCTGGCCGAGCAATATGGTGAGCGTTTTGCGCCACCGGCGCTGTTGCTGGAAAAAGCGGCGAAAGGAGAGCTGTTCTAGGCGATAGGGAATACATTCCGGGGCTTGCCTTGCCAGGGTGTTTCAAGGCAGGCTCTGGGGTGTTCATTATTCCCATCACGTGTCAGGTATTTTTTATGTCGCTACGCATCTGCATTCTGGAAACCGACATCCTGCGTCCGGAACTGGTCGATCAATATCAGGGTTATGGGCAGATGTTTCAGCGCCTGTTCTCGCAGCAACCGATTGCCGCCGAGTTCACGGTCTACAACGTGATGCAGGGCGAATACCCGAGCGACGAACAGACTTTCGATGCGTACCTGGTCACCGGCAGCAAGGCCGATTCGTTTGGCACTGATCCGTGGATTCAGACCCTCAAGGAATACCTGCTGAACCGTTACGAGCGTGGCGACAAACTGCTTGGCGTATGTTTCGGCCATCAACTGCTGGCGCTATTGCTCGGTGGCAAGAGCGAACGCGCAACCCAGGGTTGGGGCGTCGGTACCCACAACTACAAACTCGCGGCCAAAGCGCCGTGGATGAACCCTGTGCGTGAAGAGCTGACGTTGCTGATCAGCCACCAGGATCAGGTCACTGCGCTACCGGAAAACGCTACGGTCATTGCTTCCAGTGATTTCTGCCCGTTTGCGGCGTATCACATCAACGATCAGGTGCTGTGTTTCCAGGGGCATCCGGAATTCATTCACGATTATTCGCGTGCGCTACTGGACCTGCGTCAGGAAGCACTGGGTTCGCAGATTTACAGCAAAGGCGTGGCCAGCCTGGAGCAGGAGCACCATGGCACCACGGTGGCCGAGTGGATGATGCGTTTTGTGGCGCACAAGCCTGAGGCTAAAGCCGTTTAAAGCCGGATACGGACCCTGTGGCGAGGGAGCTTGCTCCCTCGCCACAGATCTACAACCACCCCGAGCGCTTGAAACTCGCCCACAAACTCACACACCCCACTGTAATAAAGCCCAACACGGCGAAGTATCCGTAATGCCAGCTCAACTCCGGCATGTTCTGGAAGTTCATCCCGTAAATCCCCGCCACCGCCGTCGGAAACGCCAGAATCGCCGCCCACGCGGCAAACTTGCGCTGCACCACGCTCTGCCGTGACGCTTCCAGCAACACACCAATTTCGATGGTCTGGCTGGCAATGTCGGCCAGCGTTGTCAGGTCTTCCATCTGCCGCGTCACATGGATCTGCACATCGCGAAAGTAGGGGCGCATGTTCTTGTCGATGAAGGGGAAGCTGAGCTTCTGTAGCTCTTCGCTGATTTCCACCATCGGCGCTGCGTATCGGCGCAAGCGAACAACATCACGGCGCAAGCCGTGCAGCTTCTGGATGTCGTGTTCGTTCAATGCACTGCACAACACGTTACGTTCAAGCTCATCAATCTCGGCATGAATCGCTTCGCCCACAGGCTGATAGTTCTCGATGACGAAATC of the Pseudomonas sp. Seg1 genome contains:
- a CDS encoding magnesium and cobalt transport protein CorA; its protein translation is MGRVVAAAVYSAGKKVTNISLDEGAAWAAKTGHFVWIGLEEPDAQELANLQRQFNLHELAIEDALEKHSRPKLETFGDALFIVTYSPIREHGILQFIETHIFAGKGYIITARNGHSASYAHVRQRCEARPLLLEHGEDFVLYALLDFVIENYQPVGEAIHAEIDELERNVLCSALNEHDIQKLHGLRRDVVRLRRYAAPMVEISEELQKLSFPFIDKNMRPYFRDVQIHVTRQMEDLTTLADIASQTIEIGVLLEASRQSVVQRKFAAWAAILAFPTAVAGIYGMNFQNMPELSWHYGYFAVLGFITVGCVSLWASFKRSGWL
- a CDS encoding amidotransferase; this encodes MSLRICILETDILRPELVDQYQGYGQMFQRLFSQQPIAAEFTVYNVMQGEYPSDEQTFDAYLVTGSKADSFGTDPWIQTLKEYLLNRYERGDKLLGVCFGHQLLALLLGGKSERATQGWGVGTHNYKLAAKAPWMNPVREELTLLISHQDQVTALPENATVIASSDFCPFAAYHINDQVLCFQGHPEFIHDYSRALLDLRQEALGSQIYSKGVASLEQEHHGTTVAEWMMRFVAHKPEAKAV